From the genome of Candidatus Promineifilum breve, one region includes:
- a CDS encoding serine protease: MASFSVRFVRLSRVALILLFAFALLPAVLAQDESPPPIIGGQVAGPGEWPWQVALIGAGGDPYAAQYCGGSLIDVEWVVTAAHCVVGDDANDVQVLAGIHDLGDPEAGYQRLDVAQIYVHPQYEQAAQYDKDVALIRLEDAADLGPTPGGEMVATIPLVSAGVGSLAGEQASISGWGSDGSGYPEDLMEAVVPIVTNADCNDSNSYDGDITAAMLCAGYTAGGVDTCAGDSGGPLAIDGPNWKLAGITSWGNGCALPNYYGVYTRVSQVVGWIEETMGTVTPPTELDVYVTATAAGTTSDGQAFDKRDILRWDAGTGDWSLYLDGSALGLPTKADIVAFDIPNPANGSAVMAFAKTVTITGVGAVAAHDLLLRETNGFALGFDGSDVGLTTGGEKLDAVEILPGNLSPIGSNCDKYILFSTKTGGTVPAHNGGNLQFKGEDVLGFCGTQLGATTQGSWHLLIDGSVEGMPKNATVSLSASADGQTIYLTTKGNFNVDSASGGHSMIYSYSLATDQFSGPIWSGPAEGLPKTVDGLDVIAP, from the coding sequence ATGGCGTCGTTTTCTGTTCGTTTCGTTCGTCTATCGCGGGTGGCGTTGATCCTGCTCTTCGCCTTCGCCCTGCTGCCGGCGGTGCTGGCCCAGGACGAAAGCCCGCCGCCCATCATCGGCGGCCAGGTCGCCGGCCCCGGCGAATGGCCGTGGCAGGTGGCGCTGATCGGCGCCGGCGGCGATCCCTATGCCGCTCAATACTGCGGCGGCTCGCTCATCGATGTCGAGTGGGTCGTCACCGCCGCCCATTGTGTCGTCGGCGACGATGCCAACGACGTCCAGGTGCTGGCCGGCATCCATGATCTGGGCGACCCCGAGGCCGGCTACCAGCGCCTCGACGTGGCCCAAATCTACGTCCACCCGCAATATGAACAGGCGGCCCAATACGATAAGGACGTGGCCCTGATCCGCCTGGAAGACGCCGCCGACCTGGGGCCGACGCCCGGCGGCGAGATGGTTGCCACCATCCCGTTGGTCTCGGCCGGCGTCGGCAGCCTGGCCGGCGAACAGGCGTCGATCTCCGGCTGGGGCAGCGACGGCAGCGGCTATCCGGAAGACCTGATGGAAGCCGTCGTGCCCATCGTCACCAATGCCGATTGCAACGACAGCAACAGCTACGACGGCGACATCACCGCCGCCATGCTCTGCGCCGGGTATACGGCCGGCGGCGTCGATACCTGCGCCGGCGATAGCGGCGGCCCGCTGGCAATTGACGGCCCGAATTGGAAGCTGGCCGGTATCACCAGTTGGGGCAACGGCTGCGCCCTGCCCAACTACTACGGCGTCTATACCCGCGTGTCACAGGTCGTGGGCTGGATCGAGGAAACGATGGGGACGGTGACGCCGCCCACCGAACTGGACGTCTACGTGACCGCCACCGCCGCGGGCACGACGAGCGACGGGCAAGCCTTCGACAAGCGCGACATCCTGCGCTGGGACGCCGGCACCGGCGACTGGTCGCTCTATCTGGACGGCAGCGCCCTCGGCCTGCCCACCAAGGCCGACATCGTGGCCTTCGACATCCCCAACCCGGCCAACGGTTCGGCCGTCATGGCCTTCGCCAAGACGGTGACCATCACCGGCGTGGGCGCGGTGGCCGCCCACGACTTGCTGCTGCGTGAGACCAACGGCTTCGCCCTGGGCTTCGACGGCTCCGACGTGGGCCTGACGACCGGCGGCGAGAAGCTCGACGCGGTGGAGATACTGCCGGGCAACCTGTCGCCCATCGGCTCGAATTGCGACAAGTACATCCTGTTCAGCACCAAGACCGGCGGCACGGTGCCGGCCCACAACGGCGGCAATCTGCAATTCAAGGGCGAGGACGTGCTCGGCTTCTGCGGCACGCAATTGGGGGCCACCACCCAGGGGTCGTGGCATCTGCTCATCGACGGCTCGGTCGAAGGCATGCCCAAGAACGCCACCGTCAGCCTGTCGGCCAGCGCCGACGGCCAGACGATCTACCTGACGACCAAGGGCAATTTCAACGTTGACAGCGCGTCGGGCGGCCATTCGATGATCTATAGCTACAGCCTGGCGACCGACCAGTTCAGCGGCCCCATCTGGAGCGGCCCGGCCGAAGGGCTGCCCAAGACGGTGGATGGGCTGGACGTGATCGCGCCGTAG
- a CDS encoding pre-peptidase C-terminal domain-containing protein, with protein MLSRWKYLPLLLLAGLLVLFTGSALAQSNEKYSGATNGEGEALTGTFLVIWGDPQPNSGEAAQTLYFLVTDAGEELQLAISADTLAAAGGVTALNGRRVTIHAIRQAVPGDDTAAAVTGAIELVPGQPSDPSPITGTQPYVSILCKFNDIPDQPRGLSYFTGMYSNSYPGLDHYWRETSFNQVNIAGSNAYGWFTLPQPRSAYFDAEGNLLRNDVLFDCIGVANASVNFPSFSGINMMFNANLDCCAWGGSRTLTLDGVTKQYGVTWEPPWAYNNITVMAHEMGHSMGMPHSSGQYGLVYDNRWDVMSDTWTDCDRATHATYGCVGQGTISFHKNLVGWIPAARRFTLGSSAQTITLQRLAQPGASDYLMAILPINGSSSHYYTVEAHKWAGYDVKLPLEGVVIHEVIDGVAYVIDIDGDGDTGDSGGQWLPGETFYGQDDNVVAINSATSTGYTVTLSRGSGPTDPHEPNNNRANATLIAYGDVVDDPLIDPAGDVDFYRFNGQAGDAITVDIDAVTLGSDLDSTLQLQNASGNLLAENDDTTNHDSLLTYTLPSNGVYYVRVREFNHGNEGGSSYFYTLKLTKQGVATAADIYVATNAIGVTADGQSFNKRDILRWDGDTGAWSLHQSGNAIGLPTNADIAAFDIPSAANGSANMAFTKNVTIAGVGTILPHDLLLHDPNGFALRFDGSDVGLSTAGEKLDGVELLPGYLSPIGTNCDKYILFSVKTGGSVSAYNGGTITFSGEDVLGFCSTQLGTNTQGLWHLLIDGSAEGMPRNSTDSLSASADGQTIYLTTKGNFNVDGASGTHSMVYTYSLATGQFSGPIWSGLDEGLPKTVDGLDVIAP; from the coding sequence ATGTTGTCACGTTGGAAGTATCTGCCGCTGTTACTCCTGGCCGGTCTGCTGGTGTTGTTCACCGGCTCAGCCCTGGCCCAGAGTAATGAGAAATATTCCGGAGCCACTAACGGCGAAGGCGAAGCCCTAACCGGCACGTTCCTCGTCATCTGGGGCGACCCCCAACCCAATTCGGGCGAGGCCGCGCAAACGCTCTATTTCCTGGTCACCGATGCCGGCGAAGAGCTTCAGCTGGCAATAAGCGCCGACACGCTGGCCGCCGCCGGCGGTGTAACGGCCCTCAACGGACGGCGCGTCACGATTCACGCCATCCGCCAGGCCGTGCCCGGCGACGACACCGCGGCGGCCGTGACCGGCGCGATCGAACTCGTGCCCGGCCAGCCCTCCGACCCCAGCCCCATTACCGGCACGCAGCCCTACGTCTCCATCCTCTGCAAGTTTAACGACATTCCCGACCAGCCGCGGGGGCTATCTTACTTCACCGGTATGTACAGCAATTCCTATCCGGGGCTGGATCACTATTGGCGAGAGACCTCATTCAACCAGGTCAACATCGCCGGCAGTAACGCCTACGGTTGGTTCACCTTGCCACAGCCACGCAGCGCCTACTTTGACGCCGAGGGCAACCTGTTGCGCAACGATGTGCTGTTCGATTGTATTGGCGTGGCTAATGCGTCAGTCAACTTTCCGTCCTTCAGCGGCATCAACATGATGTTCAACGCCAATCTGGATTGTTGCGCCTGGGGCGGCAGCCGGACGCTGACCCTCGACGGCGTGACGAAGCAATACGGCGTCACCTGGGAGCCGCCCTGGGCCTATAATAATATCACGGTGATGGCCCACGAGATGGGCCACAGCATGGGCATGCCCCATTCCTCCGGCCAATACGGCCTCGTCTACGATAACCGGTGGGACGTGATGAGCGACACCTGGACCGATTGCGACCGGGCCACCCACGCCACGTATGGCTGCGTGGGCCAGGGAACCATCTCCTTCCACAAGAATCTGGTCGGCTGGATTCCGGCGGCGCGCCGTTTCACCCTGGGCAGTAGCGCCCAGACGATCACCCTGCAGCGGCTGGCCCAGCCGGGCGCGTCCGATTACCTCATGGCGATCCTGCCCATCAACGGCTCGAGCAGCCACTACTACACCGTCGAAGCCCATAAGTGGGCGGGCTACGACGTCAAATTGCCGCTGGAGGGCGTGGTCATCCACGAAGTAATCGACGGCGTCGCCTACGTGATCGACATCGACGGCGACGGCGACACCGGCGACAGCGGCGGGCAATGGCTGCCGGGCGAAACCTTCTATGGCCAGGACGATAACGTGGTCGCCATCAACAGCGCCACGTCAACCGGCTATACCGTCACCCTCTCCCGTGGCAGCGGGCCCACCGACCCCCATGAGCCGAACAACAACCGGGCCAACGCCACGCTCATCGCCTATGGCGACGTGGTCGACGATCCGCTCATCGACCCGGCCGGCGACGTGGACTTCTACCGCTTCAACGGCCAGGCCGGCGACGCGATCACCGTCGATATCGACGCCGTCACGCTCGGCTCCGACCTCGACTCCACGCTCCAGTTGCAGAATGCGTCGGGGAATTTGTTGGCCGAAAATGACGACACCACCAACCACGACTCCCTGCTGACCTACACCTTGCCGTCGAACGGGGTCTACTACGTGCGCGTGCGCGAATTCAACCACGGCAACGAGGGCGGGTCGAGCTACTTCTATACCTTGAAGCTCACCAAGCAGGGCGTCGCGACCGCCGCCGACATCTACGTGGCGACCAACGCCATCGGCGTCACGGCCGACGGCCAATCCTTCAACAAGCGCGACATCCTGCGCTGGGACGGCGACACCGGCGCCTGGTCGCTCCATCAGTCCGGCAATGCCATCGGCCTGCCGACCAATGCCGACATCGCCGCCTTCGACATCCCCAGCGCCGCCAATGGCTCGGCCAACATGGCCTTCACCAAGAACGTGACCATCGCCGGCGTGGGCACCATCTTGCCCCATGACCTGCTGCTGCACGATCCCAACGGCTTCGCCCTGCGCTTCGACGGCTCCGACGTGGGCCTCTCGACCGCCGGCGAAAAGCTCGACGGCGTGGAACTGTTGCCCGGCTACCTGTCGCCCATCGGCACGAACTGCGACAAGTACATCCTGTTCAGCGTGAAGACGGGCGGCTCGGTGTCGGCCTATAATGGCGGCACGATCACCTTCTCCGGCGAGGACGTGCTCGGCTTCTGCTCCACGCAGTTGGGCACGAACACCCAGGGGTTGTGGCATCTGCTCATCGATGGCTCGGCCGAGGGCATGCCCCGCAATTCGACCGATAGCCTGTCGGCCAGCGCCGACGGCCAGACGATCTACCTGACGACCAAGGGCAACTTCAACGTTGACGGCGCGTCGGGCACGCATTCGATGGTCTATACCTACAGTCTGGCGACCGGCCAGTTCAGCGGCCCCATATGGAGCGGCCTGGACGAGGGGTTGCCCAAGACGGTGGATGGGCTGGATGTGATCGCGCCGTAG